The nucleotide window AAATGATGAGCAGATAGAGCTCCGGCAGCGAACCCCATATCTCGATCAGCCGCTGCAACGTCAGGTCGATGCGCCCCCCGTAAAAGCCCTGCACGGCGCCGGCCAGCATGCCGAGCAGCGTGCCGGAGATCGTCAGCGCCAGGGCGAAGATCACCGACAGGCGAAAGCCGTACAGCAGGCGGGCGAAGACGTCGCGACCGCGGTCGTCCGTGCCGAGCCAGTTCTCGGCCGACGGTGGCGCCGGGTTCGGTACCTTCGCGAAGTAGTTGATGGTGTCGTAGCTGTAGCGCACGGGCGGATAGATCGCGAAGTTGTCGCCCGCGCGAATGCGCGACTCGATGAACGGATCGAGATAGTCGGTCGGCGTCGGGAAGTCGCCGCCGAAGGTCGACTCGGGATAGGTCTTCACCAGTGGGAAATACCAGTTTCCTTCGTACCGCACGACCCATGGCTTGTCGTTGGCGATGACCTCGGCAAAGAGACTGAGGCCGAACAGAATGACGAAGGCGACCAGGCTCCAGTAGCCCAGCCGCTGCTGGCGAAAGCGTCGCCACACGCGCCATCGCGGCGAGCGCGAAGGCGATGCGCTCGACGCGGCAAGGGACGACGGACGAGGCGTTGGCGTGGTGGATCGGGTCACGTCAGTGCTCCAGTCGATCGAATTGAATGCGCGGGTCGACCATCACGTAGCAGAGGTCGGAAATGAGCTTGGTCACCAGACCGATGAGCGTGAAGAGATACAGCGAGCCGAGTACGACGGGATAATCGCGACGCTGCACCGACTCATATGACAGACGGCCCAGACCATCGAGCGAGAACAGGGTTTCGATGAGCAGGCTGCCCGCGAAGAACGCCCCGATGAACGCGGCCGGGAACCCGGTGATGAGCGGGATCAGGGCATTGCGGAACACGTGCTTGAACAGCACCTTACGCTCGGAGAGCCCCTTCGCGCGCGCGGTAAGCACATATTGACGGCGAATCTCGTCGAGAAACGCGTTCTTCGTGAGCATGGTGATCACCGCGAAACTGCCCACGACGGACGCCGTCACCGGCAGCGTGATATGCCAGAGGTAATCGGTGATCTTCGCGGGCCACGACAGTTCGCTCCAGTTGTCGGAGACCAGTTCGCGCAGCGGGAACAACTGCCAGAACGTACCGCCGCCGAAGAGCACCAGCAGCAACACGCCGAGCACGAAGCCAGGAATGGCGTAGCCCACCAGCACGACCATGCTGGTGAGCGTATCGAAGCGGGACCCGTTGCGCACCGCCTTGGCGATGCCTAACGGCACCGATATCAGATACGTCAGGAAAAACGTCCAAAGACCGAGCGAAATCGACACCGGCAGCTTCGAGACGATGAGCGACCATACGCTCTGGTGGTGAAAGTAGCTTTGTCCGAGATCGAATCTGGCGAAGCGCTTGAGCATCAGCCAGTAACGTTGCGCCGGCGTCTTGTCGAAGCCGTACAGGGCCTTGATCTGCGCGAGCTGCTGCGGGTCGATGCCGCGACGTCCTCGATACTCGCTGCCGCCCCCGCCGCTCGCTTCCCCACCGCCGCCGGCGCGCCCCTTGAGCTCAAGCATGACCTGCTCGACCGGCCCGCCCGGCACGAATTGAATGACCACGAAGGTCAGCGTGATCACGCCGAGCAGCGTCGGAATCATGATCAGCAGTCGTTTGAGGATGTAAGACCACATGGCTGGGGGACGGCTCCTATCAGTGTCTGAAGCGCGGCGAAAGCTATCGGGCGACGCCGGACGCGACGGCAG belongs to Pandoraea pnomenusa and includes:
- a CDS encoding ABC transporter permease, with amino-acid sequence MTRSTTPTPRPSSLAASSASPSRSPRWRVWRRFRQQRLGYWSLVAFVILFGLSLFAEVIANDKPWVVRYEGNWYFPLVKTYPESTFGGDFPTPTDYLDPFIESRIRAGDNFAIYPPVRYSYDTINYFAKVPNPAPPSAENWLGTDDRGRDVFARLLYGFRLSVIFALALTISGTLLGMLAGAVQGFYGGRIDLTLQRLIEIWGSLPELYLLIIFASIFEPHLWLLFVLLSLFGWIGLSDYVRAEFLRNRQLDYVRAARAMGLSNWQIIRRHVLPNSMTPVITFLPFRMSGAILSLTSLDFLGLGVPPPTPSLGELLNQGKANLDAWWISLATFVVLVLTLLLLTFMGDALRNALDTRMADKQAAAGRAM
- a CDS encoding microcin C ABC transporter permease YejB; this encodes MWSYILKRLLIMIPTLLGVITLTFVVIQFVPGGPVEQVMLELKGRAGGGGEASGGGGSEYRGRRGIDPQQLAQIKALYGFDKTPAQRYWLMLKRFARFDLGQSYFHHQSVWSLIVSKLPVSISLGLWTFFLTYLISVPLGIAKAVRNGSRFDTLTSMVVLVGYAIPGFVLGVLLLVLFGGGTFWQLFPLRELVSDNWSELSWPAKITDYLWHITLPVTASVVGSFAVITMLTKNAFLDEIRRQYVLTARAKGLSERKVLFKHVFRNALIPLITGFPAAFIGAFFAGSLLIETLFSLDGLGRLSYESVQRRDYPVVLGSLYLFTLIGLVTKLISDLCYVMVDPRIQFDRLEH